Proteins encoded together in one Streptomyces umbrinus window:
- a CDS encoding LacI family DNA-binding transcriptional regulator, which yields MVQIPKTSALTSPAPHSVPTSADVARLAGVSRATVSYVLNNTSAVRISEPTRRRVHQAAKELGYVPHAAARSLRAGHSRMVLMPAPDVPVGPLYSQFFNELQWALSRLDYTVVQYGSVGLQGDEAARAWAELRPVAVLVPGSGLGTEGVAVLKRSGARAVVTLGPDRVEGAHALIMDHHEVGRSAGAHLRARGYRRVGVVVPEDPGLEIFSKPRFEGVRQALSGSDASVTEVSLAYDEEAASQLAARWRSLGLDAVFAYNDEYAMLLMRALQDEGIGIPGDTAVIGADDLMLGRLLRPRLSTVHIDLPSGRELAELVDRAVREPGAPPEAHEVLGATVVHRESS from the coding sequence ATGGTGCAGATACCGAAAACATCCGCCCTTACGTCGCCCGCGCCGCACTCCGTGCCCACGAGTGCCGATGTGGCCCGCCTGGCGGGGGTCTCGCGCGCGACCGTCTCCTACGTCCTGAACAACACCAGCGCCGTACGGATCAGCGAGCCCACCCGTCGCCGTGTCCACCAGGCGGCCAAGGAACTCGGGTACGTACCGCACGCCGCGGCCCGCAGCCTGCGCGCCGGGCACAGCCGCATGGTCCTGATGCCCGCGCCCGACGTGCCCGTGGGCCCGCTCTACAGCCAGTTCTTCAACGAACTCCAGTGGGCCCTGAGCCGACTCGACTACACCGTCGTGCAGTACGGCAGCGTCGGCCTCCAGGGCGACGAGGCGGCCCGCGCCTGGGCCGAACTGCGCCCGGTCGCCGTGCTCGTACCCGGCAGCGGACTCGGCACGGAGGGCGTGGCCGTCCTCAAGCGCTCCGGCGCCCGGGCCGTCGTCACCCTCGGACCCGACCGGGTCGAGGGCGCGCACGCCCTGATCATGGACCACCACGAGGTCGGCCGCAGTGCGGGTGCCCACCTGCGGGCCCGCGGCTACCGTCGCGTCGGAGTCGTGGTGCCCGAGGACCCCGGTCTGGAGATCTTCTCCAAGCCCCGCTTCGAAGGCGTACGGCAGGCCCTCAGCGGCTCGGACGCGTCCGTGACCGAGGTGTCGCTCGCCTACGACGAGGAGGCCGCGTCCCAACTCGCCGCTCGCTGGCGCTCATTGGGCCTGGACGCCGTGTTCGCCTACAACGACGAGTACGCGATGCTGCTGATGCGCGCCCTTCAGGATGAAGGCATCGGCATCCCGGGGGACACTGCTGTCATCGGCGCCGACGACCTGATGCTCGGCCGGCTGCTGCGTCCCCGGCTGAGCACCGTCCACATCGACCTGCCGTCCGGACGGGAGCTCGCCGAGCTGGTCGACCGCGCGGTGCGGGAGCCCGGCGCCCCGCCGGAGGCGCACGAGGTGCTGGGAGCGACGGTCGTGCACCGCGAATCGAGCTGA
- a CDS encoding TetR/AcrR family transcriptional regulator, translated as MSASLPPLPKPQESTGEPVLLELGSAEDEPCLRADAARNRARLLEAATRLIEEHGAAGVTMEAVAVAASVGKGTVFRRFGDRTGLLTALLDHSAKQLQAAFLSGPPPLGPGAPPVDRLRAFGLAVLRQAADHLELQLAAQPEAARRYSIPPTRFLSGHVTLLLRQAVPDADCALLAQALMGYLDPALIHHLTEECGMPMERLDAGWIDLVARVTSTELPQ; from the coding sequence ATGTCCGCCTCCCTGCCGCCCCTGCCGAAGCCTCAGGAATCGACCGGCGAGCCCGTCCTGCTGGAGCTCGGCTCCGCCGAGGACGAGCCCTGCCTGCGCGCCGACGCGGCGCGGAACCGGGCCCGGCTGCTGGAGGCGGCCACACGGCTGATCGAGGAGCACGGAGCGGCCGGCGTCACGATGGAGGCGGTGGCCGTGGCGGCCTCGGTGGGAAAAGGGACGGTCTTCCGCCGCTTCGGCGACCGCACCGGCCTGCTGACGGCCCTGCTCGACCACTCCGCGAAACAGCTCCAGGCGGCCTTCCTCAGCGGGCCGCCGCCGCTGGGCCCCGGAGCGCCGCCCGTCGACCGGCTGAGGGCGTTCGGTCTGGCCGTCCTGCGTCAGGCGGCCGACCACCTGGAGCTCCAACTGGCGGCCCAGCCGGAAGCGGCCCGCCGCTACTCCATCCCACCTACGCGTTTTCTGTCCGGTCACGTCACCCTGCTGCTGCGGCAGGCGGTGCCCGACGCCGACTGCGCCCTCCTCGCCCAGGCCCTGATGGGCTATCTCGACCCCGCCCTGATCCACCACCTGACCGAGGAGTGCGGGATGCCGATGGAGCGCCTGGACGCGGGATGGATCGACCTGGTCGCACGTGTGACGAGTACGGAACTGCCCCAGTAG
- a CDS encoding NAD(P)H-dependent oxidoreductase has protein sequence MSVRILALVGSLRAGSHNRQLAEASVKLAPEGAEINLFEGLAEIPFYNEDIDVEGSVPAAAVRLREAAAAADALLLFSPEYNGTIPAVLKNAIDWLSRPFGASALKDKPLAVVGTAYGQFGGVWAQDETRKAAGIAGAKVLEDIKLSIPGSVVRFAETHPADDTEVAAQLTEVIGRIHGEAGAPVAA, from the coding sequence ATGTCTGTTCGCATCCTCGCGCTCGTCGGCAGCCTCCGCGCCGGCTCCCACAACCGCCAGCTCGCCGAGGCCTCCGTCAAGCTCGCCCCCGAGGGCGCGGAGATCAACCTGTTCGAGGGCCTCGCCGAGATCCCCTTCTACAACGAGGACATCGACGTGGAGGGCAGCGTCCCGGCCGCCGCCGTCCGGCTGCGCGAGGCCGCGGCCGCCGCCGACGCCCTGCTGCTCTTCTCGCCCGAGTACAACGGCACCATCCCGGCCGTCCTGAAGAACGCCATCGACTGGCTGTCCCGCCCGTTCGGCGCGAGCGCGCTGAAGGACAAGCCCCTCGCCGTCGTCGGCACCGCCTACGGCCAGTTCGGCGGCGTCTGGGCGCAGGACGAGACCCGCAAGGCGGCGGGCATCGCCGGTGCCAAGGTCCTCGAGGACATCAAGCTCTCGATCCCCGGCTCCGTGGTCCGCTTCGCCGAGACGCACCCGGCCGACGACACCGAGGTCGCCGCCCAGCTCACCGAGGTCATCGGCCGCATCCACGGCGAGGCCGGCGCACCCGTCGCCGCCTGA
- a CDS encoding HAD family hydrolase, protein MTTPDPAPAPVPATPPKLVATDLDGTLLRSDGTLSGRTAVALAAAEAAGIRLALVTGRPPRGLPALHRDIGRHFAVTANGAAVYAPDGTPVRLSPFPAASVAPLVARVRAAVPGVSFAFEYETVFGHEPAYPAWSYGESEVELIGSAEELLASDPDRPVLKILAHHPTLSLRDFHTRAHVSAGTDAETTHSTGLALVEFSAPGVTKASALTAWSAGLGIRPDDIAAFGDMPNDLPMLRAVGRSYAMANADPEVRRAARFHTASNDEDGVARVLEQFVALAYRQPA, encoded by the coding sequence ATGACGACGCCCGACCCGGCCCCTGCCCCCGTCCCCGCCACGCCGCCGAAGCTGGTGGCGACCGACCTGGACGGGACGCTGCTGCGCAGCGACGGGACCCTCTCCGGGCGGACGGCGGTCGCGCTCGCGGCGGCCGAGGCGGCGGGGATCCGCCTCGCCCTCGTCACCGGCCGTCCCCCGCGTGGCCTTCCCGCTCTGCACCGCGACATCGGCCGGCACTTCGCCGTCACCGCGAACGGCGCCGCCGTGTACGCACCCGACGGCACGCCCGTACGGCTGTCGCCGTTCCCTGCCGCCTCGGTGGCCCCGCTCGTGGCGCGGGTGCGCGCGGCGGTGCCGGGTGTTTCCTTCGCCTTCGAGTACGAGACGGTCTTCGGCCACGAACCGGCGTACCCCGCATGGTCGTACGGGGAGTCCGAGGTCGAACTGATCGGCAGCGCCGAGGAGTTGCTGGCGAGCGACCCCGACCGTCCGGTCCTCAAGATCCTGGCGCATCATCCGACGCTGTCGTTGCGCGACTTCCATACGCGGGCGCATGTCAGCGCGGGCACGGACGCCGAGACCACGCACTCCACGGGGCTCGCGCTCGTCGAGTTCAGCGCGCCGGGGGTCACCAAGGCCAGCGCGCTGACCGCCTGGAGCGCCGGGCTCGGCATACGTCCCGACGACATCGCCGCGTTCGGCGACATGCCCAACGACCTGCCCATGCTCAGGGCCGTGGGCCGTTCGTACGCCATGGCCAACGCCGATCCCGAGGTCAGGAGGGCGGCGCGGTTCCACACCGCCTCCAACGACGAGGACGGGGTGGCCCGGGTGCTGGAGCAGTTCGTCGCACTGGCGTACCGCCAGCCCGCGTAG
- a CDS encoding LLM class F420-dependent oxidoreductase — protein MRVGVHINRFNHPRGAAALGPELAAAGAAAEAAGVSWMSVMDHYFQMEFNGGAESDMLEAYTTLGFLAAHTSTVQLGTLVTGVTYRHPGLLAKIATTLDVLSGGRATLGIGAAWYGREHEGLGVPFPPLAERFERLEETLRICLQMWDPEADGPFEGKHYRLAETLCVPAPVSTPRPRIMIGGGGEKKTLRLVAQYGDACNLFASTPEEVAHKLDVLRGHCDAVGREYADIHKTLTHSGDPRGEAELDAFTRELEGYAKLGIETVILGPRVDEPAEWIERRVAPAVERLAELG, from the coding sequence ATGCGGGTCGGCGTACACATCAACCGGTTCAACCACCCCCGGGGCGCGGCCGCGCTCGGTCCCGAGCTGGCCGCCGCGGGCGCCGCCGCCGAGGCGGCGGGCGTGAGCTGGATGTCGGTCATGGACCACTACTTCCAGATGGAGTTCAACGGCGGTGCCGAGAGCGACATGCTGGAGGCCTACACGACCCTCGGCTTCCTCGCGGCCCACACTTCCACGGTCCAGCTCGGCACGCTGGTGACCGGCGTGACGTACCGGCACCCCGGACTGCTCGCCAAGATCGCCACCACGCTCGACGTCCTGTCCGGCGGCCGGGCCACCCTGGGCATCGGAGCGGCCTGGTACGGCCGCGAGCACGAGGGTCTGGGCGTGCCGTTCCCGCCGCTCGCGGAGCGCTTCGAGCGGCTTGAGGAGACACTGCGGATCTGCCTGCAGATGTGGGACCCGGAGGCCGACGGTCCCTTCGAGGGCAAGCACTACCGGCTCGCCGAGACCCTCTGCGTACCGGCGCCGGTGAGCACCCCGCGTCCGCGGATCATGATCGGCGGGGGCGGCGAGAAGAAGACCCTCCGGCTGGTCGCCCAGTACGGGGACGCCTGCAACCTCTTCGCATCGACCCCGGAGGAGGTCGCGCACAAGCTGGACGTCCTGCGCGGGCACTGCGACGCCGTGGGGCGCGAGTACGCCGACATCCACAAGACGCTCACCCACTCGGGCGACCCGCGGGGCGAGGCCGAACTCGACGCCTTCACCCGGGAGTTGGAGGGCTACGCCAAGCTCGGGATCGAGACCGTGATCCTCGGCCCGCGCGTGGACGAGCCGGCCGAGTGGATTGAGCGGAGGGTGGCCCCGGCGGTCGAGCGCCTGGCCGAACTCGGCTGA
- a CDS encoding amidase: MTPDRAAGLAECARALAEGTVSSRTLVEEALARIEASQGTLNAFRLVRAEAALAEADAADKELAAGERRPLLGVPVAVKDDMDVAGEPTAFGCRGEFPPVAEDGEAVRRLRAAGAVVVGKTNTCEFGQWPFTEGPAFGETRNPWHTGHTPGGSSGGSAAAVAAGLVPAALGSDGAGSVRIPASWTHLIGIKPQRGRISTWPRAESFHGITVNGTLARTVEDAALLLDAASGSHERDLHRPSALRVSDAVGREPGRLRIALSLKPPFTALPARLRPDVRARVLALAERLAALGHEVEEADPPYGQIGLAFVPRATAGIAERVRETPYPDLLDRRTLEAARLGRLLGGAPLRLARRAEARLHRRIGSLFDTYDVVLAPTTAAPPPRIGALHELSGFGTDRAMIAACPYAWPWNVLGWPGVNVPAGFVDGSLPVGAQLLGPADSEPVLVSLAAQLEADQRWYESWPSREVDGAVPEFGSPSGP; the protein is encoded by the coding sequence GTGACTCCCGACCGTGCCGCGGGTCTCGCGGAGTGTGCCCGCGCCCTGGCCGAGGGAACGGTGTCCTCGCGGACGCTCGTCGAGGAGGCCCTCGCCCGGATCGAGGCATCTCAGGGCACGCTGAACGCCTTCCGGCTGGTGCGTGCCGAGGCCGCGCTCGCCGAGGCCGACGCCGCGGACAAGGAGCTGGCGGCGGGCGAACGCCGACCTCTGCTCGGGGTGCCGGTGGCGGTCAAGGACGACATGGACGTGGCGGGCGAGCCGACCGCGTTCGGCTGCCGCGGGGAGTTCCCGCCGGTGGCCGAGGACGGCGAGGCGGTGCGGCGGCTGCGGGCGGCCGGGGCCGTGGTCGTCGGCAAGACCAACACCTGCGAGTTCGGACAGTGGCCCTTCACCGAGGGGCCGGCCTTCGGTGAGACCCGCAACCCGTGGCACACCGGGCACACGCCGGGCGGTTCGTCCGGCGGTTCGGCGGCCGCGGTCGCGGCCGGTCTGGTGCCCGCCGCGCTGGGCTCGGACGGCGCGGGCTCGGTGCGGATCCCGGCCTCCTGGACGCATCTGATCGGCATCAAACCGCAGCGCGGCCGCATCTCGACCTGGCCGCGCGCGGAGTCCTTCCACGGCATCACGGTCAACGGCACGCTCGCCCGTACGGTCGAGGACGCCGCGCTGCTGCTGGACGCGGCGAGCGGCAGCCACGAGCGCGATCTGCACCGCCCGTCCGCGCTGCGTGTGTCGGACGCGGTGGGCCGGGAGCCGGGAAGACTGCGCATCGCGCTCTCGCTGAAGCCGCCGTTCACGGCGCTGCCCGCCCGGCTGCGACCCGACGTACGCGCCCGGGTCCTCGCCCTCGCGGAGCGGCTGGCCGCGCTCGGCCACGAGGTGGAGGAGGCCGATCCGCCGTACGGGCAGATCGGGCTGGCCTTCGTCCCGCGCGCCACGGCCGGGATCGCCGAGCGGGTCCGCGAGACGCCTTATCCCGACCTGCTCGACCGGCGCACTCTGGAAGCCGCCCGACTGGGCCGGCTGCTCGGCGGGGCCCCGCTGCGGCTGGCCCGGCGCGCCGAGGCGAGGCTGCACCGGCGCATCGGCTCGCTCTTCGACACGTACGACGTGGTGCTCGCGCCGACGACCGCCGCTCCCCCGCCGCGTATCGGCGCGCTGCACGAGCTGAGCGGCTTCGGCACCGACCGGGCCATGATCGCCGCCTGTCCGTACGCCTGGCCATGGAACGTGCTGGGCTGGCCCGGTGTCAACGTCCCCGCGGGGTTCGTCGACGGCTCCCTGCCGGTGGGCGCGCAGCTGCTCGGGCCCGCGGACAGCGAACCCGTTCTCGTGTCGCTGGCCGCGCAGTTGGAGGCGGACCAGCGGTGGTACGAGAGCTGGCCGAGCCGCGAAGTGGACGGTGCCGTACCTGAGTTCGGGTCGCCCTCCGGCCCGTAG